DNA sequence from the [Limnothrix rosea] IAM M-220 genome:
TGGGATGAATTGGGCGATCGCCGTGCCCTCGAACTTTTAGCTGTAGATTGCGTGTTATTTGTCGGGGACTTTGGCAACGAAGCTGTCGATCTTGTGGCACAAATTGCCGCCTTGCCCCTACCGAAAGCCGCTATTTTCGGGAACCATGATGCCTGGTATACCGCCTCCGATTGGGGTCGCAAAAAAGCCCCCTACGACCATGCCCTAGAAGACCGTGTTCAGTTGCAACTTGATCTACTCGGAGATCACCATGTCGGTTATGGTTGCCTTGATTTCCCCAGTTTAAATTTGTCCATTATCGGCAGTCGTCCGTTCAGTTGGGGTGGTGAAAAATGGAAAAATAAGCGATTTCTGAGCGAGCGTTTTGGGGTCAATAGTTTCGAGGAATCCCTTGCCCTGATGATGCGTCACGTACAATCTGCCCAATGCGATAACCTAATTTTCCTCGGACATAATGGCCCCACAGGTTTAGGTGTAGAACCAGAAGATATGTGTGGTCGCGACTGGAATCCCCTTGGTGGTGATTTTGGGGATCCAGACTTTGCACAGGCGATCGCCGCCACAAAAAAACTCGGCAAAAATATTGCTTTCGTCACCTTCGGGCATATGCACTACACCCTGCGTCACCGCAAAGATCGACTACGCACCCGCGTCAAATGCCAAGACCAAACCCTCTACGTCAATGCTGCCCAAGTGCCGCGCCTCAAACAATATCCAAACGGCGATCGCCACCATGCCTTTTCTGTCGTGACCCTCAGCGAAGGCAGACCAAAAAAATCAGAACTAGTCTGGGTGAACCCAAATCAAGGAACCCAAGAACGCCAAACCCTCTGGGATTGTCATCAGCTCGAACTCGCTTCCTCCTGAGTGATTTCAATAACATTACCATCAGGATCTTGCAAAAATAGCGCCTGCCGACCCGACGCGCTCATTTGATAAATACAACCTTGGGCTTCTAACTGCGATCGCACCACTTGCAGATCTTTGACACCAAAAGCAACGTGGGGATTGCGGCCAATTTTTTCAGGATTTTGAATGGGCGCAGTAAAATTTGGATCTTCAATTAAATGAAACTGGGTATCACCAAGTTGATACCAAATACCTGCGTAATTAAAAGGTCGTGGCACCTTGGGTAGTTGCAAAAGTTGATCGTAAAATTTTTCCGAGCGTGCTCTGTCCGACACCAAAATCGCCACATGCAGACAGCGGGTAATTTTAATATCTGCAATATCTGCGCTAATCTCGACACTCTTGTGGGTCATTTTGTCGTTAGCCTTTTTTGTTTTTGTGATTTATTTAGGCTCATTTTAAAAGCTTCTTGACCCCATCCCCAATGTTCTTAGCAACAATCGCATACAACACTGTAGCTATTAAGCATCGGTTGCCGCAAAATTCGACCAGCCTTTAATTTTATTACCAATCCGAAACGAAATCGCCTGTGCTAGTCCTAAATGATCTGCTCCCATTAGAATCATGAAAGCTTGTTTCTTAACGCTGCTTAATTCGTCGGGACAATCTTGGAAATCCAGGCAAAGAACAGTGGATTGATCCCAAACTTCTCGGTGTAGTCGGCAAGCGTCAGGCAAAATCAGTAAGACTTTACGAAAACGGGCGAGAGCCTCTTGTTCGAATGCTGCGCTGCTACCTTGGGTCGAAGAAAATTGATGTTCAGCCATAATCCATTGAACTCTAAAGCTCTTTCTTCAACGTTAGAACTCCTAATGGCGATCGCGAGTATTGCTTCAGAATAGTTATCTTTGCTAGGAGTACATAACCTAAAGCGATAAAGGCTTAATTCTAATTGTTTATAATTACGAAGATAGGCTGATATTTTTAAAGTAAAGTGTTTGACTCCAGCTCGGCGATCGCCACCAGTTTTTAATCGGTTAGCCCCGCCACTATCGGTTCATTAAGCAGATATTGCAAGATATATTTTCAAGGCCTATTTAAAGCTATCCAAGAAATTTGGTAGAAAATAAAAAAAGCTGGAAACCCCATTACTTTTAGGCATCCAGCTTAATTGAAAGATTTAATTTTAGGTTTCGTTCAGTCGCCCATTGCTTTACTGAACAGTAATTTTGCCGACCATGCCAGCGCCACGGTGGGGTTGACAATAGTAGGAGTAATCACCGGCTGGAGCATCAGCGGGAATAGTGATGGCATACTCTTGATTGGGTGTCATCATGAGCTTAGGCTGGGAAAGACTTTCTGCTAATTCAGCGCCACCGGGATTGCTGTTCGCGTCAAAAACAACATTGTGGGGAAACACCTTATTGTTAACCCAAGTGATAGTGTCACCAGCTTTAACGCTAAGTTGAGCCGGTTGAAAGGCGAGCATACCGTTATCTGCACCCATTTTGATAATGTGATCTTCGGCTAATGCTGTGGGGGAAAATAGCCCGAAAATGCAAGCTACTGCGGCAACCATCATGGCTAGTCGCTTGCCGAGGAGAGAGAGTCGTTTCATGGTCATCCTGAGAAAATATTACGTCGAATTTACTTTTATTTACTATAGCAAGAACTTTTGTCAATATTTTTCTTGTTGTCCTTAGATCATTGGTAGTTAGTTTGCGAAATGATGTTGCGGCGATCGCCAAATTCCCTCTTCAAGGTTTGAATACAGACAAAGAAATCCCTCTAAAGCTTTAGTTAACTGGCTTTCCCGATCTGCTTTCAGCAAGGTAAAAGGGGATTTTGTGTGGGGAAAATATAACATTATTAATTTCTACTCAGCATAAACGGTCAGTTTTGGCAATTATTTTGGGGCGATCGCTGGCAAACAAACTTTGTATTTCGTTACAATTTGTTTAGGTCTATGGAACCCATAGGTTCTGGGGCAGAAAAGAAAAATAGCAGATTGTTTGACCTCTTTTTGCCTCAGTGCGCAGTCATCCATCTCACTTATTTTTTCTTATGAATTTTAAAAATACCCTTACGGCGGTTTTTAAGCCGACCCTAGAAGCTGATATCAAGTCTCAAATTGCGTGGACTGTTTTCCGAGTTACTGTCGGCATTTTTATGGTGCACAATGGCCTCGATAAGCTGTCTGATATTGAAGGTTTTGCGGCGGCTTATGTTGAATATATTGGCTTGCCTTTCCCCATTTTCTTCAGTTATGTAGCGGCTTTCACGGAGCTTTTAGGTGCGCCCCTCGTTGCTCTTGGTTTGTTGACTCGTCCCGCTGCATTTGGTCTTTTTTCGACAATGCTCGTGGCGATGTACCACCACATTTCGGTAGCTGGACTGAGTATTCCTTACCTTGAATTGTCGGCGATTTATGCATCTTGCTTCCTCTTTTTCACTGTCAATGGTGCAGGTGTAATTTCCATCGATGCGTTGATTGCAAAAGCCCTAACTGGCGATGTTGTTGATGAAGCTCAGCGAGATGTATTAGAGAAAAACTACCAAGCTGAAACTGTCGCTAAATAGTTTGCGGTGATGTGAATTTTTTAGGGATTATAGTCATAGTCGGCAAGATTGGTGGGGGTTTAACATGTTAAACCCCTACAGGATAAGGTTTTGAAGTTTATCTGATATCTTAACTTTGATGGTTTTAATTATACCGACCCATGATGAGGCGATCGCCTGAAACGTTTTGAGTCAATGTGAATACCATTAATCCAAATTTTTTAACCCCACAGAATCCTGTGGGGTTCTTTTTTGTCTATAAAAATCGGTGCTTATTTAGATCTAGTCGTCGTCGGCAAGATTAGTAAGGGTTTGACCTGTTAAACCTTTACAGGGAAGGGCTTTAAGGTCTATCGGATGTCTTAACTTTAATGGCCTTAGCTATTTCTTTTCGGCTAATAGTTACAGGGTTTTATGCATTGCCGTAATTTTTTCGACCACCTGTTCAATGGTCATGCCATCAGTCACGATTTCAACTGCATCAGCGGCTTTTACAAGGGGGGCAATTTTGCGGGTACTGTCGAGGCGATCGCGCTCTGTGATGTCAGTTTCTAATTTTGCGAGGTCGACTGTTTCACCTTGGGCTTCGAGATCTTTGGCTCGGCGACGGGCACGTTCTGCAGGCGTTGCGGTTAAAAAGATTTTTACTTCAGCATCAGGAAAAACGTGAGTACCGATATCCCGCCCCTCAGCGACAATGCCTCCTTGTTTGCCCATATTTTGCTGTTGTTTGACCAATGCTTCTCGCACAGCGGCTTGAGCGGCGACGACTGAGACTTGTGCTGTTACAGTTGGTGTACGAATCGCCGTGGTTACATCATGGCCGTTTACCAGAACAGTAGTCGGTTTTTCTGGGTCTTCAGAGGGCTTTAATTCGACAGTCGCGCCGCTAACGAGTTCAGCAACGGCAATTTCATCTTTTGGATCAAGCTTGTTTTCTAAAACGAGCCAGGCGATCGCCCGATACATTGCGCCTGTATCAAGAAAGAGTAAGCCCAGTTCATCGGCAACGCGGCGGGTAACTGTTGATTTCCCAGCGCCAGCGGGGCCATCAATTGCAATAATCGGTTGGCGAGAATTCAGCATGACATTATCAATGAGACGAGTTGCTCCGACATGGGCGGCAATAGCCAGTAAACCAGATTCTGTCACTGTTGTGAGGGGCTGTAAGGTTTCGGGATGCACGAGTTCGATATATTGCAGTTTCACCTCAGGACATTTTTTGAGGGTTTGATGGGCGATCGCCAACAATTTTTCGCCCTCCCGTTCCCCTGTTTTAAAAAGTTGGTGGGCAGCGGCTAACGCTTGGGACAAACCTAGAGCTTGAATTTTTTCTGCGTCACTTAGATACTGATTTCGAGAACTGAGGGCGAGGCCAGATTCCTCCCGCACGATGGGGCAGCCTTGAATTTTGACAGGTAAATATAAGTCTGTGGCCAGTCGTTTAATGATGGCTAATTGCTGCGCATCTTTTTCGCCAAAGTAGGCAATAGTTGGACGCACCAGTTGCAGAAGCTTTACAACAATTGTCGCTACACCAACGAAGTGACCCGGACGATATTTGCCGCAAAGGGTGTGGGTCATGGAATTAGGCGGCACAATTTCTACCGATTCTGCCTGACCATAAATTTCGTCAACGGAGGGCGCAAAAATCAAATCCACACCCAAGCTTTCGCAAAAGTGGCGATCGCCTTCTAGGGTGCGGGGATATTGATCAAGATCTTCATTTTCACCAAATTGGAGGGGGTTAACGAAAATGCTAACCACCACAAAATTAGTTTCAACCCTTGCCCGACGAATAAGACTACCGTGCCCTGCATGCAAAGCCCCCATCGTCGGCACAAAGCCAACTTCTTTTTCCGGGGCGATCGCCGCCAAAGCAGCCTGCAAGCCAGCAAGGGTTTTAACCAAAATCATGGGTTATGTCGCGCCTTAGATTACCGAAGAATCTCTAGTTTGACATTTCCCACACCAGAAGACATCAAACCAATTTGCTGGGCAGAACCCTTAGACAAATCAATTTCCCGACCACGGATGAAAGGACCACGATCATTAATGCGGACAATCACAGATTTGCCATTACGCATATTTGTCACACGCACTCTGGTGCCGAAGGGCAATGTTTTGTGCGCCGCAGTCATCGCATACTGATTAAAACGTTCACCATTAGCTGTGCGACGACCGTGGAAGCCCGGCCCATACCAAGACGCATGGCCTGTAAAAGAACGCACAACTTTGAGAACAGGCTCAACAACTTTAGGCTCAGGTTTGCCAATAATCTCCGTGATTGGTTCTGCATCCCCAAGTAAACGACGCAAACGGTTTGCCGCAATTAGGGCATCTTGCTCACGATTGTTCGTGCTATCAGCGAGGGTGACATTTTCATCAACCTTGACAACCACATCTTCGCCATAGACGAGGGCGTACTGATTTTCAGATTTCCATTGCACAGCAAGCTTGGCCGCATCAAAATCAGGAGCCTCAGCCAGTTGATTAATCTTAGAAGAAACCACAGTGGCGATCGCCTCAGTTTCAGTCCCCGGGAGGTCACTAGGATCGCGGAAGGTCAGAACCGGCAAACGGTTAATGTAGAGAGTCGTTGCAGTCCGTCCTTCAAAAGGATAGGAAAAAATTGTAGCGAGGGAATCTAAAGCCTGATCCGTATCGAGAGTTTGAGTCCGGGCAATCTCTGTGCCGCCATTATCTGCATTAGCAGAGGTCAAACTAGAAGCAAAAGGAATAGTAATAACAGTGGCAAAGGTCGCCAAAAATAGAAAAAGAGGTTTTCGTTTAAAAGACATCCAAAAAGTAATTGAGTTCAACTACCAGCAACGTCATTTTTTCCGAAGAAACAGGTAATGACCCTGTGGCATCAAGACCCGTACTAAAAAATAGCCGAGTCCCACCCAGAAAAAAACGATGTGATTTCGTTACATTTCTTAAGCCGACTCAGAGTATCACAGGCTTTTTCTACGCAACATCCGTATACGTCACAAAAAATTTAACTCAACAAAGCCAAAGCATAGACAGTCAATAAAGGTTAAAGCACGGTAAAATCAGCTGTCTGGCATGCCCGTACCTACGGAATTGTTCACTGTAAACTAATAACCAATCTTTATCGCATGGACTACCAACAAGCAGGAGTAGATATTGAAGCAGGGCGTTCTTTCGTCAAAACCATCAAGGATAATGTCGAAAGCACATACCGTCCCGGCGTGCTCGGTGGACTCGGAGGCTTTGGGGGCTGCTTTGAAATTCCGGCAGGTTATCGACAGCCAGTTTTGATTTCTGGAACAGATGGTGTCGGTACAAAACTAAAAATTGCCCACCAAACAGATCGCCATCACACGGTTGGGATCGATCTAGTGGCAATGTGCGTTAACGATATTTTGACGGCTGGTGCGGAGCCGCTGTTTTTCTTGGATTATTTAGCAACGGGCAAATTAGAACCACAGCAGTTAGCGAATGTTGTGCAGGGTGTTGTCGAAGGCTGTAAACAAAGTGGCTGTGCCTTGCTCGGTGGTGAAACGGCGGAAATGCCGGGTTTTTACCAAAAGGGGGAATATGATGTTGCGGGCTTCTGTGTGGGCATCGTGGAAAAAGATCAAATTCTCGATGGTTCAAAAGTTGAAGTGGGAGATGTGGCGATCGCCCTAGGTAGTAGCGGTGTGCATAGCAACGGTTTTTCCCTTGTCCGCAAAATTATTGAAATGAATGGCCTTGATTGGAGCGCTACTCCTTCAGAATTTGGCGGTAAAACTTTGGGTGAAGTATTTTTGACCCCAACGCAGATTTACGTCAAAGTCATTCAGGCAGCATTAAAATCAGGCCTCGATATCCACGCCATGGCTCACATTACTGGCGGCGGTTTACCCGAAAATTTACCCCGTTGTCTTAAGGCCGATCAGTCTATGCAAATCGAGACGAGTGCTTGGGAAATTCCTGCCGTTTTTCAATGGCTCCAAAACGCTGGAGATGTCCCCTCTGCGGCAATGTGGGACACTTTCAATATGGGGGTTGGTTACGTTGTGATTGTGCCTGCGGCGATCGCCGATGAAAGTTTAGCTTGGTTCCAGTCCCAAGATATGACCTGCTTTAAAGTGGGTGAAGTGGTGTCCGGACAAGGAGAAGTACTCGGTTTGACCTAGGTCGAGTTGTTGTGAAAAATTTTCGAGATAAGGTCTGAATCCAGCCGTATTTTAATGTTTAGTCAACAGAAATTTAGTCGCAAGCAATATGTTTTCTTCTCCCTTTGATAACCAAGCACCGCAACCCCAAGAAAAGTGGCGATCGCACGTTGACTGGTTTGTCCAAGACTACCAACCCCAATTGGCCGCCCTCACCTGGGGACTACAGCAGGAATGGCAAAACGACGGCACAATTTTAGGCATTGATCTCCAGCCAAAACCCCACTTTATTCCCTGCTCGCCAGAGGCTCTACAAACCCTAAACAAGCGCGTTGGTGGACGCATTCAAGAAATTCTCGGCATTATTAACGGCACAAATCCCGATAAAGAAACAGTGATTCTTTGTGTCGGCGGGGGCCAAGTAAAACTCATTTATTTTGAAGCAGAGCAAAGCCCTGAAGAATGTTTCCAAACCTATGGTGATAACCTCGATAAATTAATCGCTGACCTAGAAACCATTATGGCGGACACCATTCAGCTTGGATCTGCGACGAAGTAACGATCTGCTACGAAAAATGGGTAATAACAGGTGATTTTCTTACAATTAAGACAAGATATCCCTCAAAATCTCCTAGGAAGGCTTCATGATTACGAAAACCGTTGCCGAAATAATGACGGCTGAGCCTGTTGTCGTAAAAAAAAATACGCCTCTTTCTGAAGCAATTCAGATTTTGGTTGATCGCAAAGTCAGTGGTCTACCCGTCGTTGATGACCATATGAAATTGGTCGGCATTATCTCGGAAGGGGATCTGACTTGGCAGGAAACAGGGGTGGATACGCCGCCTTATATTATGCTCCTCGACAGTGTGATCTATCTCCAAAATCCAGCAAAACACGATAAAGAAATCCATAAAGCTCTAGGACAAACTGTCGGCGAAGTGATGAGCGATAAAGTTGTAACCATCACACCCGATAAGATGGTGCGGGATGCCGCTCATTTGATGCACGAAAAACATGTCGGACGCTTGCCTGTCCTTGAGTCGGGAAGTCGGAAGGTATTAGGGATTATTACCCAAGGTGATATTATTCGGGCAATGGCTCAAGCGTCCTAATCTGACCAAAATTCGGTGAAATTCATCTATGTCTTCTATTGATTCTGTTCAAAAGCTCCTCAGCTCCGAAGTGTTTGGCGATCGCATTTCTGGTCTCAATAAGTTGCGGGTCTTTGAGCCGAAGGATGCTTTTCCTCTGATTCAGCCGCTTCTCAAAGATAAAGAAGCGCGGGTGCGCTATGCGGCCGTGAGTCAGATGGATGCTGTTGGTGTGGGTTTTGAGAATGAAGCTTTAGCTTTATTGCGGGATGCCCTCAGCAACGACCCTGAGATTGATGTTAAAGCGGCTGCGGCCGATGCGATCGCCGGACTAAAGATCAAAGAAGCCTATCCTGATCTCGAAGCGGCATATCGTTCTACCAATGAGTGGTTGTTGCAATTTAGTATCGTGGCGGCGATCGGCGAGCTGGGAGAGCCCAAAGCCTTTGATTTACTTAAAGAAGCCCTCGAATCCGAAACAGAACTGGTTCGCACCAGCGCCATTAGTGCCCTCGGAGATTTAGGCGATCGCCGCGCCATAGAACTACTAATCCCCTTCATCAAAGATGCTGACTGGCAAACCCGCTATCGCGTTGCCCAAGCTTTTGGCCGGATTGGTGGCGACGAAGTGAAACCCTACCTCGAACAACTCGCAACCGACGAACAAGCCGCCGTTGCCGATGAAGCCAAACATCATCTCCAATAAAACACCTTGCAAACATATTTCACCTTGACAACACCGAAATAATTGCGGCAATATATATTGCACATTCGGGGCTATAACTCAGCTGGTAGAGTGTCACAATGGCATTGTGAAAGTCAGCGGTTCGAATCCGCTTAGCTCCATTAACAATTCACCCACATAATCCATACCTTTCTTAAACCGAACTCAGGTTACCGGAGGTTAGGGGGGTGAAGCAGAGCGTGACCGAAGGGAACAAGTTTGATACGATTGAATCAACGGCTCAAACGCCGAAAATAATAAAGGTTGCTACACCCACAGGCGGCTCAGGAAACGATTTAGATACTGACCAACCGAATGACAACCGAAAACGGCCATAAGCCAAAACTGAATATTTCCATCTGCGATGGGGCGCGTCGTGGATGTAAAACCAAAATACCCGGTGAGACGGTCTGGCGACGAATACCGCATGTGAATTACATCTTCTAGTTAAGGGTCTGTGACACAGAAATCTCAAAAGCCATACCGCTTTGCGGTTAGTGGGAGAGCGTCAACCAACAGGACCAGCGCTTCATGTTAAGATTCAAAGTGTTTAGTTTTATGAACAACTCTTACTTCAGAATCATCCTGAGATATGGAACTCTGGAGTATTTTGAACACACCACGAGGAAATATCACTATGGGATACGAACTTCCTGCATTGCCGTACGACTATACAGCTCTTGAGCCTCACATTTCCAAAAGCACTCTTGAGTTCCACCACGACAAGCACCACGCTGGCTACGTTGCTAAGTACAACGCAGCGGTAGAAGGCACTGATTTGGATGGCAAGAGCATTGAAGATGTGATCAAGGCGATCGCCAAAGATCCCGCTAAGTCAGGTTTATTCAACAATGCTGCTCAAGCTTGGAACCACAGTTTCTATTGGAACTGCATGAAAGCTGGTGGTGGCGGTCAGCCTACTGGTGCGCTCGCAGACAAGATTAATGCGGACTTTGGCAGCTTTGACAAGTTTGTCGAAGAGTTTAAAGCAGCTGGCGGAACCCAGTTCGGTAGTGGCTGGGCATGGCTCGTGCTTGACAATGGTACGCTCAAAGTAACGAAGACTCTTAACGCTGGTAACCCCATGACTGAGGGGCAAACTCCTCTGTTGACGATGGATGTTTGGGAACATGCTTATTATCTTGATTACCAAAATAAGCGCCCCGACTACATCTCCACATTCTTGACTGAGTTGGTTAATTGGGACTTTGTTGCGGCGAATCTTGCTGCGGCGTAAAGCTGTTGATCTGATGTGTTGGTTGCTTTTGTGAAGTTATCCTAGTGCATCACATCCTTAGTAAATTAGATGCCAATTAATTTGTGATGAAGAGTCTGTAGCTGTTACAGGCTCTTTTTGCTGGTTGGCAACACTACGGGGCAAAGAAAGCGACGGTAATGAAAACCGGAAATATTATCCTTCGGTTCAGCTAGGCGATCGCACTGTTCGGCAGATGGTGCGACGGGGGTATTAACCATCCACAGTTCAAAATCCTTCTGTAAAGTCTCTGTGCTCTGCTGCAAGATTGGTTGGGGATTACGATTGTCGCCACTGAGAATGAAAAAGTGAGGTGATATTGAGTTTTTTTGTTCTTGAAATGCCCAAGCAATACCCAGAAGAGTTCGTAATTCGGCGGCGCTGCGATCGCGGGTGGCAATGACCAGAGGTTGATCGGCAAGGTGATGGGTTTGGATAAAGGCGGCGATCGCCCGTGTATTTTCTGGTTTGCGATAGGCGGTGTCAAAATTTGTGGCTAAAGAACCAACAAACATCAAAATCAAAATGGCAATGGTTATAGGCTTTTTATTTTGTTGCCAAAAATAATTTAATGCTGTTGCGATTAGGAAAAGAACAGCAGGCAAATAAATAAATTGGTAGCGGGGCGCAAGGCTGACATCAAGTTTGGCGACATAAATTAAACCAAGAAAAGTCAGTAAATTCGCGCCAATCACGTTGAGGAAAATACGGCTTTCTAAATTTTTTGTAGCC
Encoded proteins:
- a CDS encoding septal ring lytic transglycosylase RlpA family protein — protein: MATFATVITIPFASSLTSANADNGGTEIARTQTLDTDQALDSLATIFSYPFEGRTATTLYINRLPVLTFRDPSDLPGTETEAIATVVSSKINQLAEAPDFDAAKLAVQWKSENQYALVYGEDVVVKVDENVTLADSTNNREQDALIAANRLRRLLGDAEPITEIIGKPEPKVVEPVLKVVRSFTGHASWYGPGFHGRRTANGERFNQYAMTAAHKTLPFGTRVRVTNMRNGKSVIVRINDRGPFIRGREIDLSKGSAQQIGLMSSGVGNVKLEILR
- a CDS encoding bifunctional pantoate--beta-alanine ligase/(d)CMP kinase, whose translation is MILVKTLAGLQAALAAIAPEKEVGFVPTMGALHAGHGSLIRRARVETNFVVVSIFVNPLQFGENEDLDQYPRTLEGDRHFCESLGVDLIFAPSVDEIYGQAESVEIVPPNSMTHTLCGKYRPGHFVGVATIVVKLLQLVRPTIAYFGEKDAQQLAIIKRLATDLYLPVKIQGCPIVREESGLALSSRNQYLSDAEKIQALGLSQALAAAHQLFKTGEREGEKLLAIAHQTLKKCPEVKLQYIELVHPETLQPLTTVTESGLLAIAAHVGATRLIDNVMLNSRQPIIAIDGPAGAGKSTVTRRVADELGLLFLDTGAMYRAIAWLVLENKLDPKDEIAVAELVSGATVELKPSEDPEKPTTVLVNGHDVTTAIRTPTVTAQVSVVAAQAAVREALVKQQQNMGKQGGIVAEGRDIGTHVFPDAEVKIFLTATPAERARRRAKDLEAQGETVDLAKLETDITERDRLDSTRKIAPLVKAADAVEIVTDGMTIEQVVEKITAMHKTL
- a CDS encoding DoxX family protein, encoding MNFKNTLTAVFKPTLEADIKSQIAWTVFRVTVGIFMVHNGLDKLSDIEGFAAAYVEYIGLPFPIFFSYVAAFTELLGAPLVALGLLTRPAAFGLFSTMLVAMYHHISVAGLSIPYLELSAIYASCFLFFTVNGAGVISIDALIAKALTGDVVDEAQRDVLEKNYQAETVAK
- a CDS encoding CBS domain-containing protein → MTKTVAEIMTAEPVVVKKNTPLSEAIQILVDRKVSGLPVVDDHMKLVGIISEGDLTWQETGVDTPPYIMLLDSVIYLQNPAKHDKEIHKALGQTVGEVMSDKVVTITPDKMVRDAAHLMHEKHVGRLPVLESGSRKVLGIITQGDIIRAMAQAS
- a CDS encoding TIGR04168 family protein — protein: MSEHSSPKSELKIAIVGDIHDQWDELGDRRALELLAVDCVLFVGDFGNEAVDLVAQIAALPLPKAAIFGNHDAWYTASDWGRKKAPYDHALEDRVQLQLDLLGDHHVGYGCLDFPSLNLSIIGSRPFSWGGEKWKNKRFLSERFGVNSFEESLALMMRHVQSAQCDNLIFLGHNGPTGLGVEPEDMCGRDWNPLGGDFGDPDFAQAIAATKKLGKNIAFVTFGHMHYTLRHRKDRLRTRVKCQDQTLYVNAAQVPRLKQYPNGDRHHAFSVVTLSEGRPKKSELVWVNPNQGTQERQTLWDCHQLELASS
- the nblB gene encoding phycobilisome degradation protein NblB encodes the protein MSSIDSVQKLLSSEVFGDRISGLNKLRVFEPKDAFPLIQPLLKDKEARVRYAAVSQMDAVGVGFENEALALLRDALSNDPEIDVKAAAADAIAGLKIKEAYPDLEAAYRSTNEWLLQFSIVAAIGELGEPKAFDLLKEALESETELVRTSAISALGDLGDRRAIELLIPFIKDADWQTRYRVAQAFGRIGGDEVKPYLEQLATDEQAAVADEAKHHLQ
- a CDS encoding VOC family protein encodes the protein MKITRCLHVAILVSDRARSEKFYDQLLQLPKVPRPFNYAGIWYQLGDTQFHLIEDPNFTAPIQNPEKIGRNPHVAFGVKDLQVVRSQLEAQGCIYQMSASGRQALFLQDPDGNVIEITQEEASSS
- the purM gene encoding phosphoribosylformylglycinamidine cyclo-ligase, with protein sequence MDYQQAGVDIEAGRSFVKTIKDNVESTYRPGVLGGLGGFGGCFEIPAGYRQPVLISGTDGVGTKLKIAHQTDRHHTVGIDLVAMCVNDILTAGAEPLFFLDYLATGKLEPQQLANVVQGVVEGCKQSGCALLGGETAEMPGFYQKGEYDVAGFCVGIVEKDQILDGSKVEVGDVAIALGSSGVHSNGFSLVRKIIEMNGLDWSATPSEFGGKTLGEVFLTPTQIYVKVIQAALKSGLDIHAMAHITGGGLPENLPRCLKADQSMQIETSAWEIPAVFQWLQNAGDVPSAAMWDTFNMGVGYVVIVPAAIADESLAWFQSQDMTCFKVGEVVSGQGEVLGLT
- a CDS encoding superoxide dismutase; the encoded protein is MGYELPALPYDYTALEPHISKSTLEFHHDKHHAGYVAKYNAAVEGTDLDGKSIEDVIKAIAKDPAKSGLFNNAAQAWNHSFYWNCMKAGGGGQPTGALADKINADFGSFDKFVEEFKAAGGTQFGSGWAWLVLDNGTLKVTKTLNAGNPMTEGQTPLLTMDVWEHAYYLDYQNKRPDYISTFLTELVNWDFVAANLAAA
- the petE gene encoding plastocyanin; the encoded protein is MKRLSLLGKRLAMMVAAVACIFGLFSPTALAEDHIIKMGADNGMLAFQPAQLSVKAGDTITWVNNKVFPHNVVFDANSNPGGAELAESLSQPKLMMTPNQEYAITIPADAPAGDYSYYCQPHRGAGMVGKITVQ